A window from bacterium encodes these proteins:
- a CDS encoding AMMECR1 family protein, whose amino-acid sequence MRRLAYAVALVLGFSGAAEAVPLEPYRHDPALAREVRAIAKAAVRAYLKDGTVPTGVPPGVDKRLLVAGGAFVTYARSGKTRGCWGTVYPQEPTLAEAIGVAAVKALRYDYRHAAINASEWEGLDLFVSLVGPLTSVAQPAALSPMREGLMVTARGRGAVLLPGEARTARYQLAECRRKAGLEPHEPVLMFRFSTVVYGPESEAL is encoded by the coding sequence ATGAGGCGCCTCGCCTACGCCGTGGCCCTCGTGCTCGGTTTCTCGGGCGCGGCCGAGGCCGTGCCCCTCGAACCCTACCGCCACGATCCGGCGCTCGCACGCGAGGTGCGGGCGATCGCAAAAGCCGCCGTCCGCGCCTACCTCAAGGACGGCACCGTGCCCACCGGCGTGCCGCCTGGCGTCGACAAGCGCCTCCTGGTCGCGGGGGGAGCCTTCGTCACCTACGCCCGTTCGGGCAAGACCCGCGGCTGCTGGGGAACGGTCTACCCACAAGAGCCGACGCTCGCCGAGGCCATCGGGGTGGCAGCCGTCAAAGCCTTGCGCTATGACTACCGCCACGCGGCCATCAATGCGAGCGAGTGGGAGGGCCTCGACCTGTTCGTGTCGCTGGTCGGCCCGCTCACGTCCGTCGCCCAGCCCGCGGCCCTTTCGCCCATGCGCGAGGGCCTCATGGTCACGGCGCGAGGCCGCGGAGCGGTGCTTTTGCCGGGTGAGGCCCGCACCGCCCGCTACCAGCTCGCCGAGTGTCGCCGCAAGGCCGGTCTCGAGCCCCACGAGCCGGTCTTGATGTTCCGATTTTCCACCGTCGTCTACGGTCCAGAGAGCGAGGCCCTATGA
- a CDS encoding SpoIID/LytB domain-containing protein, with the protein MRRRFAALLLFGLLALPAAAQPAPGWVEVRVLERRVRDKIELYSAPSGAWGAGPAVIQAVGDGLRINGRPFLRKALVLGEGPQGVVSLQVDAEQRRYPGRVRLYAEGGRLVVVNEAPLEGYVAGVVAAEMPSGWPLQAKLAQAVLARTLAVRGGAHQGGTLCDLTHCQAYAGLATGEAVRAAEQTRARILSAGGAPIQVLYHSTCAGQGADSRAVFGGTLVPYLLAQRDAFCAASPFATPWRVRIPAVQLALALGRKTVEVVTLRDRAPGGWVAGVEVDGTPLTGYRFWQAIGRHLGWGLVKSLNFEVRREGTAFAFIGKGLGHGVGLCQWGARGRALAGWDWRRILTAYYPGTHVQELRP; encoded by the coding sequence ATGAGACGCCGCTTCGCCGCGCTGCTCTTGTTCGGCCTCTTGGCGCTGCCCGCTGCCGCGCAGCCGGCTCCTGGCTGGGTGGAGGTCAGGGTGCTCGAACGGCGCGTGCGCGACAAGATAGAACTCTACTCGGCGCCGAGCGGCGCCTGGGGTGCTGGCCCTGCCGTCATCCAGGCCGTGGGCGACGGCCTTCGGATCAACGGCCGGCCCTTCTTGCGCAAGGCCCTCGTCCTCGGCGAGGGGCCGCAAGGAGTCGTGAGCTTGCAAGTCGACGCCGAGCAGCGCCGCTATCCGGGGCGCGTGCGCCTGTATGCCGAAGGCGGCCGTCTCGTCGTCGTCAACGAGGCGCCGCTCGAAGGTTACGTGGCGGGGGTGGTGGCGGCCGAGATGCCTTCCGGCTGGCCCCTGCAGGCGAAGCTCGCCCAGGCGGTGCTGGCGAGGACCCTCGCGGTGCGCGGCGGCGCGCACCAGGGCGGGACGCTCTGCGACCTGACCCATTGCCAGGCATACGCGGGCCTTGCGACCGGCGAGGCTGTGCGCGCCGCCGAGCAGACCCGTGCCCGGATCCTGAGTGCGGGCGGTGCCCCCATCCAGGTGCTATACCACTCGACCTGCGCAGGCCAGGGAGCGGACAGCCGCGCGGTCTTTGGCGGCACGCTGGTGCCATACCTGCTCGCGCAGCGCGACGCCTTCTGCGCCGCATCACCGTTCGCCACCCCCTGGCGCGTCCGGATCCCGGCGGTGCAACTGGCCTTAGCGCTCGGTCGTAAGACGGTCGAAGTCGTAACGTTGCGCGATCGCGCGCCGGGAGGCTGGGTCGCCGGGGTCGAGGTGGACGGCACCCCTCTGACCGGCTATCGCTTCTGGCAGGCGATCGGGCGTCACCTGGGCTGGGGGCTGGTCAAGAGCCTGAATTTCGAGGTTCGACGCGAGGGAACGGCCTTTGCCTTCATCGGCAAGGGCCTGGGCCACGGGGTGGGCCTCTGCCAGTGGGGCGCGCGCGGGCGCGCGCTGGCCGGCTGGGATTGGCGCCGGATCCTCACGGCCTACTACCCCGGTACCCACGTGCAGGAGCTCAGGCCATGA
- a CDS encoding FKBP-type peptidyl-prolyl cis-trans isomerase, with translation MPNAVVVLSVLVAAIALAFIVWRARRPGGAPRDLSDLHADELGLESKVLSPGHGPIPNQGDRVVVHYVGWLENGQRFDSSRARNRPFEFWLGRGEVIKGWDAIVSRMQVGEKRLVRIPPELAYGDRRVGTIPPGSPLLFEIELLSIVDLRA, from the coding sequence ATGCCCAACGCCGTCGTCGTCCTGTCCGTTCTCGTCGCCGCCATTGCGCTCGCCTTCATCGTCTGGCGCGCGCGGCGGCCAGGCGGGGCGCCGCGCGACCTGTCCGACCTGCACGCCGACGAGCTGGGCCTCGAATCCAAGGTTCTTTCCCCCGGCCACGGCCCGATCCCGAACCAGGGTGATCGGGTCGTCGTCCATTACGTGGGGTGGCTCGAGAACGGCCAGCGCTTCGACAGCTCGCGCGCCCGCAACCGCCCGTTCGAGTTCTGGCTCGGGCGTGGTGAGGTGATCAAGGGCTGGGATGCGATCGTCTCGCGCATGCAGGTGGGCGAGAAGCGCCTGGTGCGCATCCCCCCGGAGCTTGCCTATGGGGATCGCCGGGTGGGAACCATCCCGCCCGGCTCGCCCCTGCTCTTCGAGATCGAACTCCTGTCCATCGTGGATCTTCGCGCCTGA
- the aceA gene encoding isocitrate lyase — protein MMSDAFAKEAARLRQTWERDGRWAGVRRDYSAEDVLKLRPSLTVAHTLGERAAQRLWALLNAEGHVNTFGALTGAQAVQMVKAGLKAIYLSGWQVAADANLALHSYPDQSLYPSNSVPAMVKRLNNALMRADQITRVEGDTSVDWYAPIVADAEAGFGGPLHAFELMKAMIEAGAGGVHFEDQLASEKKCGHLGGKVLVPTSQFIRTLVSARLAADVLGVPTVLIARTDALSATLLTSDVDATDRKFLTGERTPEGFFVVKDGLEAAIARALAYAPYADVLWFETSRPDPNEARCFAEAIHERYPGKILAYNCSPSFNWRRNLDEAQIAGFQKELGAMGYKFQFITLAGWHLINYHTFDLASQYLNDGMSAYVRLQEQEFAAEKSGYTATRHQREVGTGYFDQVLSILSCGQASTGALGTSTEAEQFHP, from the coding sequence ATGATGAGTGACGCCTTCGCGAAAGAGGCCGCGCGGCTCCGGCAGACCTGGGAGCGCGATGGGCGCTGGGCCGGAGTCCGCCGCGATTACTCCGCCGAAGACGTCCTGAAGCTGCGGCCCTCCCTGACGGTTGCCCACACCCTGGGGGAGCGCGCGGCCCAGCGCCTCTGGGCGCTGCTCAACGCCGAGGGGCACGTCAACACCTTCGGCGCCCTCACCGGGGCCCAGGCGGTCCAGATGGTGAAGGCTGGCCTCAAGGCCATCTACTTGAGCGGCTGGCAGGTGGCGGCCGACGCCAACCTGGCGCTGCATTCCTACCCCGACCAGAGCCTCTACCCCTCCAACTCGGTGCCGGCCATGGTCAAGCGCCTCAACAACGCCCTGATGCGCGCCGACCAGATCACCCGGGTCGAAGGGGATACGAGCGTCGACTGGTACGCGCCCATCGTGGCGGACGCCGAGGCGGGCTTCGGTGGTCCCCTGCACGCCTTCGAGCTCATGAAGGCGATGATCGAGGCGGGGGCGGGCGGGGTCCACTTCGAGGATCAGCTCGCCTCCGAGAAGAAGTGCGGCCACCTGGGCGGCAAGGTGCTGGTGCCGACCAGCCAATTCATCCGCACCCTGGTCTCGGCTCGGCTCGCCGCGGACGTGCTGGGGGTGCCGACGGTCCTCATCGCGCGGACCGACGCCCTGAGTGCTACCTTGCTCACCAGCGACGTGGACGCGACGGACCGCAAGTTCCTCACGGGCGAGCGCACGCCCGAGGGCTTCTTCGTCGTCAAGGACGGGCTGGAGGCTGCGATCGCACGAGCACTCGCTTATGCCCCCTACGCGGACGTGCTCTGGTTCGAGACGAGCCGGCCGGACCCGAACGAGGCCCGCTGCTTCGCCGAGGCCATCCACGAGCGCTACCCGGGCAAGATCCTGGCCTACAACTGCTCGCCGTCCTTCAACTGGCGTCGCAACCTGGACGAAGCGCAGATCGCAGGCTTCCAGAAGGAGCTTGGGGCCATGGGCTACAAGTTCCAGTTCATCACCCTGGCCGGCTGGCACCTGATCAACTACCACACCTTCGATCTGGCCTCCCAGTACCTGAACGATGGGATGAGCGCCTACGTCCGCCTCCAAGAGCAGGAGTTCGCCGCCGAGAAGAGCGGGTACACGGCCACGCGCCACCAGCGCGAGGTGGGCACCGGCTACTTCGACCAGGTGCTCTCCATCCTCTCGTGCGGACAGGCCTCGACCGGCGCCCTCGGGACCTCCACCGAGGCCGAGCAGTTCCACCCCTGA
- the aceB gene encoding malate synthase A has protein sequence MHPLAVTGALKPGYERILTPAALRFVAGLALRFENDRKTLLAMRSERARDYVAGKLPDFLSETEAIRQETWRVAPAPRDLTDRRVEITGPAERKMMINALNSGAQVFMADLEDALSPTWDNVLQGQLNLMDAVRRTIRFEAPGGKVYRLVDSPATLVVRPRGWHLSEKHVLLDGEPISGSLFDFGLYLFHNAQALRERGTGPYFYLPKLEGHLEARLWNDVFVFAEDTLGLTRGTVRATVLIETILAAFEMDEILYELRGHIAGLNAGRWDYLFSIIKKLGMQRAFLLPDRAQLTMEAPFMRAYTTRLVQTCHRRGAHAIGGMAAYIPSRKDPVVNARALSKVQEDKEREALEGFDGTWVAHPDLVPIARGVFERVLENRPHQLSAMPQREVSAHDLLDVRIPGAAVTAQGVKTNLEVALHYLSAWLQGNGAVAIHDLMEDAATAEISRAQLWQWRMLEAPLEDGRRFDAATYRAVRDQELARLRGTIAWPLTEAATLLDQLVLNDEFEEFLTLSAYQALTP, from the coding sequence CTGCACCCCTTGGCGGTGACGGGGGCCCTCAAGCCCGGTTACGAGCGGATCCTCACCCCGGCGGCGCTGCGCTTCGTGGCGGGCCTTGCCCTGCGCTTCGAGAACGACCGTAAGACCTTGCTAGCCATGCGCTCAGAACGCGCGCGCGACTACGTCGCCGGCAAATTGCCCGACTTTCTGAGCGAGACCGAGGCCATCCGGCAGGAGACTTGGCGTGTTGCCCCTGCCCCGCGGGATTTGACGGATCGCCGGGTCGAGATCACGGGCCCTGCCGAGCGCAAGATGATGATCAATGCCCTCAACTCCGGGGCCCAGGTCTTCATGGCGGATCTGGAGGATGCGCTCTCGCCCACATGGGACAACGTGCTCCAGGGCCAGCTCAACCTCATGGACGCGGTCCGCCGCACCATCCGCTTCGAGGCGCCGGGGGGCAAGGTCTACCGTTTGGTGGATAGCCCGGCAACCCTGGTGGTGCGCCCCCGCGGCTGGCACCTTTCGGAGAAGCACGTCCTGCTCGACGGGGAGCCGATCTCAGGCAGCCTGTTCGATTTCGGGCTCTACCTCTTCCACAACGCCCAGGCCCTTCGCGAGCGAGGAACCGGGCCCTACTTCTACCTGCCCAAGCTCGAAGGCCACCTGGAGGCGCGCCTCTGGAACGACGTCTTCGTCTTCGCCGAGGACACCCTCGGCCTGACGCGTGGCACCGTCCGCGCCACCGTCTTGATCGAGACGATCCTGGCGGCCTTCGAGATGGACGAGATCCTCTACGAGCTGCGCGGGCACATCGCGGGCCTCAACGCCGGCCGCTGGGACTACCTCTTCAGCATCATCAAGAAGCTCGGCATGCAGCGGGCTTTCCTCCTGCCCGACCGGGCGCAGCTGACCATGGAGGCGCCCTTCATGCGGGCCTACACCACGCGGCTGGTGCAGACCTGCCACCGGCGCGGGGCCCACGCCATCGGCGGGATGGCGGCCTATATCCCGAGCCGTAAGGACCCCGTCGTCAACGCCCGCGCGCTGAGCAAGGTCCAAGAGGACAAGGAGCGCGAGGCCCTCGAGGGCTTCGATGGCACCTGGGTGGCGCACCCGGACCTGGTGCCCATCGCCCGCGGGGTGTTCGAACGCGTCCTCGAGAACCGCCCCCACCAGCTCTCGGCCATGCCCCAGCGGGAGGTTTCGGCCCACGACCTCTTGGACGTTCGAATACCCGGGGCCGCCGTCACCGCTCAAGGAGTAAAGACCAACCTCGAGGTGGCCCTGCACTACCTGAGCGCCTGGCTCCAGGGCAACGGCGCGGTCGCCATCCACGACCTGATGGAGGATGCGGCCACCGCCGAGATCTCGCGCGCGCAGCTCTGGCAGTGGAGGATGCTGGAGGCCCCCCTCGAAGATGGTCGCCGCTTCGACGCCGCCACCTACCGCGCGGTGCGCGACCAGGAGCTTGCGCGCCTGCGCGGGACGATCGCCTGGCCCTTGACCGAGGCCGCCACCTTGCTCGACCAGCTGGTGCTGAATGACGAATTCGAGGAATTCTTGACCCTGAGCGCCTATCAGGCCCTCACCCCTTAA
- a CDS encoding methyltransferase domain-containing protein produces the protein MTGPDPAFWETAYQHKHTPWDLGGPTPVFVRLIAEQAVEPGRLLIPGAGRGYDAIAFAKAGFDVTTVDVSPSACAELREAAAAAGVSIRVLEADFFTFVPEAPFDAVLEYTFFCAITPTLRAAYRDRMAALIRPGGLLFGLFFPFNKEDEEGPPFRVKREEIEALFSDAFVLERSELPSDSIKPRAGNERLMLWRRR, from the coding sequence ATGACCGGCCCCGATCCGGCCTTCTGGGAAACCGCCTACCAACACAAGCACACCCCGTGGGACCTCGGCGGCCCGACGCCGGTCTTCGTCCGGCTAATCGCCGAGCAGGCGGTAGAGCCTGGCCGCCTCTTGATCCCGGGGGCCGGGCGGGGCTACGATGCCATTGCCTTCGCCAAGGCGGGCTTCGACGTCACGACGGTGGACGTCTCGCCCTCGGCCTGCGCCGAGCTGCGCGAGGCCGCAGCCGCAGCCGGCGTCTCGATCCGGGTCCTCGAAGCGGATTTCTTCACCTTCGTCCCCGAGGCGCCCTTCGACGCGGTGCTCGAGTACACCTTCTTCTGCGCGATCACGCCGACCCTGCGCGCGGCCTACCGCGATCGCATGGCGGCCCTGATCCGACCGGGAGGCTTGCTGTTCGGCCTGTTCTTCCCCTTCAACAAGGAAGACGAGGAAGGGCCGCCCTTCCGGGTGAAACGCGAGGAGATCGAGGCCCTCTTCTCGGACGCCTTCGTCCTGGAGCGATCCGAGCTGCCCTCCGACTCCATCAAGCCCCGCGCGGGCAACGAGCGCCTCATGCTCTGGCGGCGCCGGTGA
- a CDS encoding RtcB family protein: MRAVEALERLDAYCWRLPKHYRADMRVEGRVFVSDALLVGLHDDLSLEQCANVATLPGIQVASLAMPDIHQGYGFPIGGVAAMALDEGVVSPGGVGFDINCGVRLLATSLEAAEVRPHLDALIRALAERVPSGAGRQGEIRLTPSELDAVLHEGMAWTLAQGYALPEDLAHCEEGGRLPHAAPGLVSETAKQRGKGQLGTLGAGNHFLEVQWVEEVFDPSAAEAFGLRAGQVVVMIHCGSRGLGHQVATDYIRKMGPAMARAGITLVDRQLACAPIASPEGEAYLLAMAAACNFAWANRQVLASRTREVFARLFPGAKLAQVYDVAHNIAKLETHRIERVERPVLVHRKGATRAFPAGHPALAPAHLNTGQPVFIPGDMGRYSYVLAGLPGSMERSFGSCCHGAGRVMSRTEARGRQNFYEIEALLASRGVVARAATRSGITEEAPDVYKDVSEVVRVVEGAGLAKRVVRLRPMGVVKG; this comes from the coding sequence ATGCGCGCCGTCGAGGCCCTGGAGCGCCTCGACGCCTACTGCTGGCGCCTTCCGAAGCACTACCGCGCCGACATGCGGGTCGAGGGGCGCGTGTTCGTCAGCGATGCCCTGCTGGTGGGCCTGCACGACGACCTGTCGCTGGAGCAGTGCGCCAACGTCGCGACTCTGCCGGGCATCCAGGTCGCCTCGCTCGCCATGCCCGACATCCACCAGGGCTACGGCTTCCCCATCGGCGGGGTGGCCGCCATGGCCCTCGACGAAGGGGTCGTCTCGCCAGGCGGGGTCGGCTTCGACATCAACTGCGGGGTCCGACTGCTCGCAACCAGCCTCGAAGCGGCTGAGGTGCGGCCCCATCTCGACGCCTTGATCCGTGCGCTCGCCGAGCGGGTTCCGTCGGGGGCGGGCCGCCAGGGCGAGATCCGCCTGACGCCCTCCGAGCTCGACGCGGTCCTGCACGAGGGTATGGCCTGGACTCTCGCGCAGGGCTATGCCCTCCCCGAGGACCTCGCCCACTGCGAGGAAGGCGGCCGCTTGCCCCATGCGGCTCCCGGCCTGGTCAGCGAGACTGCGAAGCAACGAGGCAAGGGACAGCTCGGCACCCTCGGCGCCGGCAATCACTTCCTCGAAGTCCAGTGGGTCGAGGAGGTCTTCGACCCGAGCGCCGCCGAGGCCTTCGGGCTGCGCGCGGGGCAGGTGGTGGTCATGATCCACTGCGGCTCGCGCGGGCTCGGCCACCAGGTCGCCACCGACTACATCCGCAAGATGGGGCCCGCCATGGCCCGCGCGGGCATCACCCTGGTCGATCGGCAACTGGCCTGCGCCCCCATCGCCTCGCCCGAAGGGGAGGCCTACCTCCTGGCCATGGCGGCGGCCTGCAACTTCGCCTGGGCCAACCGGCAGGTGCTCGCCTCCCGCACCCGCGAGGTCTTCGCGCGCCTCTTTCCCGGCGCGAAGCTCGCGCAGGTCTACGACGTGGCCCACAACATCGCCAAGCTGGAGACTCACCGGATCGAACGGGTGGAGCGGCCAGTCCTGGTTCACCGCAAGGGGGCGACACGGGCCTTCCCGGCCGGGCACCCCGCCCTTGCGCCTGCCCACCTCAACACCGGGCAGCCCGTCTTCATCCCGGGGGATATGGGGCGCTACTCTTACGTGCTCGCGGGCCTTCCCGGATCCATGGAACGCAGCTTCGGCAGCTGCTGCCACGGCGCGGGGCGGGTCATGAGCCGGACCGAAGCGCGGGGGCGGCAGAACTTCTACGAGATCGAGGCCCTGCTCGCGAGCCGTGGGGTGGTCGCGCGTGCGGCGACGCGCTCGGGGATCACCGAGGAGGCGCCCGACGTCTACAAGGACGTCAGTGAGGTCGTGCGAGTGGTCGAGGGGGCGGGCCTAGCCAAGCGGGTGGTGCGCCTGCGGCCCATGGGGGTGGTGAAAGGCTGA
- a CDS encoding RNA-binding transcriptional accessory protein: protein MTKHIEDASLSQALAKDLGLSLPQAEKTIALLDEGNTIPFLARYRKEATGGLDEGQLRALQEALSRLRALEERRATILASLAEQGVLSDELRRKVQSADKLTTLEDLYLPYRPKRRTRAMIAKERGLAPLAELMKRPPAESPLAAARRFVAPDQEVPSPEDALAGARDILAEEAAEDADLRGRARRVTLTEGLLSAKKAPKAEDPQGKYAQYYAFSEAVAKVQPHRVLACDRGEAENVLKVSVELPDARILAFMQERWSVRAEGWRAEVETALADAYKRLLAPALERDVRAALTEKAQAHAITVFAANLKSLLLQPPLRGQVVLGVDPGYRTGCKVVVVDPTGTPLMPGIAIYPHEPQRQRQEAIATLRALIAKHGVTVVAIGNGTASRETEQLVAEAIRDTGARYLMVSEAGASVYSASEVAREEFPDLDATQRGTISIARRLQDPLAELVKIDPQAIGVGLYQHDLNEKALGSALAGVVEDAVNHVGVDLNTASAALLTHVAGLNKKVAAAIVQQRQSQGLFKRRADLKKVKGLGDRTFEQCAGFLRIPGGEDPLDNTAIHPESYKATRQLLETLGLSAASKDLGTRLTAARTDAPRLASALGIGEPTLRDILSNLEKPGRDPREDLPLPHLRQDVLKLEDLKPGMRLMGTVRNVVDFGAFVDIGVKNDGLVHVSELSDRFVRNPLEVVGVGDVVEVEVLDIDRQRARVSLSRKRVLIGSAT, encoded by the coding sequence ATGACCAAGCATATCGAAGACGCCTCCCTGTCCCAGGCCCTCGCCAAGGATCTCGGCCTCTCGCTGCCGCAGGCCGAGAAGACCATCGCCCTGCTCGACGAGGGCAACACCATCCCGTTCCTCGCGCGCTACCGCAAGGAAGCGACCGGCGGCCTCGATGAGGGCCAGCTGCGCGCCTTGCAAGAGGCCCTTTCGCGCCTGCGCGCCCTCGAAGAACGGCGGGCGACGATCCTCGCCTCGCTCGCAGAGCAAGGGGTGCTCAGCGACGAGTTGCGGCGCAAGGTCCAGAGCGCCGACAAGCTCACGACCCTCGAAGACCTGTACCTGCCGTACCGGCCCAAGCGCCGGACCCGCGCCATGATTGCCAAGGAGCGTGGGCTCGCCCCGCTCGCCGAACTCATGAAGCGCCCGCCCGCCGAGTCGCCTCTGGCGGCCGCGCGCCGCTTCGTCGCACCCGACCAGGAGGTTCCGAGCCCCGAGGACGCCCTCGCGGGCGCCCGGGACATCCTCGCCGAAGAAGCAGCCGAAGATGCCGACCTGCGAGGCCGTGCCCGGCGCGTCACCCTCACTGAAGGGCTGCTCAGCGCCAAGAAGGCACCCAAGGCCGAGGACCCGCAGGGCAAGTACGCCCAGTACTATGCCTTCTCCGAAGCGGTCGCCAAGGTGCAGCCGCACCGAGTGCTCGCCTGCGATCGCGGCGAGGCCGAGAACGTCTTGAAGGTCTCGGTCGAGCTGCCCGACGCGCGGATCCTGGCCTTCATGCAGGAGCGCTGGAGCGTGCGGGCCGAGGGCTGGCGCGCCGAGGTCGAGACCGCCCTCGCGGATGCCTACAAGCGTCTGCTTGCGCCCGCTCTCGAGCGCGACGTGCGCGCCGCGCTCACCGAGAAGGCCCAGGCGCACGCCATCACCGTGTTCGCCGCCAACCTCAAGTCCCTCTTGCTGCAGCCGCCGCTGCGCGGCCAGGTGGTGCTCGGGGTCGATCCCGGCTACCGCACGGGCTGCAAGGTGGTGGTCGTGGATCCCACCGGCACCCCGCTCATGCCGGGCATCGCCATCTATCCCCACGAGCCCCAGCGCCAGCGGCAGGAGGCGATCGCGACCCTGCGCGCCCTCATCGCCAAGCACGGCGTCACCGTCGTGGCCATCGGCAACGGCACCGCGAGCCGCGAGACCGAACAGCTGGTGGCCGAGGCCATCCGCGACACGGGCGCGCGCTACCTGATGGTCTCGGAGGCCGGCGCGAGCGTCTACTCCGCCTCCGAGGTCGCCCGCGAGGAGTTCCCCGACCTCGACGCCACCCAGCGCGGGACCATCTCCATCGCCCGGCGCCTCCAGGACCCGCTCGCCGAACTCGTCAAGATCGACCCGCAGGCCATCGGGGTGGGCCTCTACCAGCACGACCTCAACGAGAAGGCCCTCGGATCGGCCCTCGCCGGGGTCGTCGAGGACGCGGTCAACCACGTGGGCGTCGACCTCAACACCGCCTCGGCAGCGCTCTTGACCCACGTGGCGGGCCTCAACAAGAAGGTCGCCGCCGCCATCGTCCAGCAGCGCCAGAGCCAGGGCCTTTTCAAGCGCCGGGCGGACCTCAAGAAGGTCAAGGGGCTCGGCGATCGCACCTTCGAGCAGTGCGCGGGCTTCTTGCGGATCCCGGGCGGCGAGGACCCCCTCGACAACACGGCCATCCACCCCGAGTCCTACAAGGCGACGCGCCAATTGCTCGAAACCCTCGGCCTCTCGGCCGCGAGCAAGGACCTCGGCACTCGCCTCACGGCCGCGCGCACCGACGCGCCACGCCTGGCGAGCGCGCTCGGCATCGGTGAGCCGACCCTGCGCGACATCCTTTCCAACCTCGAGAAACCCGGCCGGGATCCCCGTGAGGACCTGCCGCTGCCGCACCTGCGGCAGGACGTGCTCAAGCTCGAAGACCTCAAGCCCGGCATGCGCCTGATGGGCACCGTGCGGAATGTGGTGGACTTCGGCGCCTTCGTGGACATCGGCGTCAAGAACGACGGGCTGGTGCACGTCTCCGAGCTCTCGGACCGCTTCGTGCGCAACCCGCTAGAGGTCGTAGGCGTCGGCGACGTGGTCGAGGTCGAGGTGCTCGACATCGACCGTCAGCGCGCCAGGGTCTCGCTGAGCCGCAAACGCGTCTTGATCGGCAGCGCCACGTAG